In the Streptomyces sp. cg36 genome, one interval contains:
- a CDS encoding helix-turn-helix domain-containing protein, giving the protein MPESRHAKELPASLLTDPEMLEACRVRDFATIFRLLKARAGIYPSMIARQCELTPSRVGEVIAGQRQLLHMDVIERIADGLRIPGHMLGLARREWETPTALAVAERNPAEPVHPPAAPSPLAALPGAEVDGILTLATGSNLSPSTLQAFRSSIEDYWRHDDEHGGETLRPAVVGQLRYVEGLLKDQRPMSLRHGLYGIAAELARLTGWTYFDARQYHQARTYFSEALQLAREINDHPFMANVLACLSLQATYQDKPADALALASAAQDQARVASGTTPRVQAMLTMREAFAHATLGDKRAAHTAISEAHGQFEHIRPGDPDPAWVAYFDEPKLIVDTGIAHARLGEPAIAEPLIADALEREGQANQRGRAFHAFWLARTQLQQGKVDQACHTATQALAPAAAVTSERVAGHLREFYEQLAPHREVPAAVAFEARLREVLPVPGQRTPSSMRT; this is encoded by the coding sequence ATGCCCGAGTCACGTCATGCGAAGGAACTCCCGGCGAGTCTGCTCACCGATCCGGAGATGCTGGAGGCGTGCCGCGTACGCGACTTCGCGACAATCTTCCGACTGCTCAAGGCCCGCGCGGGCATCTACCCGTCCATGATCGCGCGGCAGTGCGAGCTGACACCGAGCCGGGTGGGTGAGGTCATCGCGGGCCAGCGGCAACTTCTCCACATGGACGTGATCGAGCGGATCGCCGACGGCTTGCGCATCCCGGGGCACATGCTCGGGCTGGCACGACGGGAGTGGGAGACGCCGACCGCGCTCGCCGTTGCCGAGCGCAATCCAGCGGAGCCCGTTCATCCGCCGGCCGCGCCCAGTCCCCTGGCCGCCTTACCAGGGGCCGAAGTGGACGGCATCCTGACCCTGGCCACCGGTAGCAATCTGAGCCCGTCCACTCTCCAGGCTTTCCGGTCCTCCATCGAGGACTACTGGCGGCATGACGACGAGCACGGGGGCGAGACCCTACGCCCCGCCGTTGTCGGCCAGCTGCGTTATGTCGAGGGGCTGCTGAAGGATCAGCGGCCGATGTCACTACGGCACGGCCTGTACGGCATCGCCGCGGAACTGGCACGGCTCACCGGGTGGACGTACTTCGACGCCCGCCAGTACCACCAGGCGCGTACCTACTTCTCGGAGGCCCTGCAACTGGCACGGGAAATCAACGACCACCCGTTCATGGCCAACGTGCTCGCCTGCCTGAGCCTGCAAGCGACCTACCAGGACAAGCCGGCGGATGCCCTTGCGCTGGCGTCCGCCGCCCAGGACCAGGCCCGCGTCGCGAGCGGAACGACGCCGAGAGTGCAGGCCATGCTGACCATGCGCGAAGCATTCGCCCACGCCACCTTGGGCGACAAGAGGGCCGCGCACACGGCGATCTCCGAGGCACACGGCCAGTTCGAGCACATCAGGCCCGGGGACCCGGACCCGGCATGGGTGGCGTATTTCGACGAGCCGAAGCTCATCGTGGACACCGGCATCGCACATGCCCGTCTGGGGGAGCCCGCCATCGCCGAACCACTGATCGCGGATGCGCTGGAGCGCGAGGGCCAAGCCAACCAGCGAGGCCGTGCCTTTCACGCCTTCTGGCTCGCCCGTACGCAGCTCCAGCAGGGCAAGGTCGACCAGGCGTGCCATACGGCGACGCAGGCGCTGGCGCCCGCCGCCGCAGTGACCTCGGAGCGGGTGGCCGGGCACCTTCGCGAGTTCTACGAGCAACTTGCGCCGCATCGCGAAGTGCCGGCCGCGGTGGCCTTCGAGGCGCGACTGCGTGAAGTGCTGCCGGTACCCGGTCAGCGGACGCCTTCCTCCATGAGGACGTAG
- a CDS encoding phosphoribosyltransferase: MSDAVRENLTYEKFGGAIRDLAQTIADDGYEPDIVVSIARGGVFVAGGLAYALDCKNIHLVNVEFYTGVGTTLEMPVMLAPVPNAIDFSGKKVLITDDVADTGKTLKLVHDFCVEHVAEVRSAVIYEKSHSLVKCEYVWKRTDDWINFPWSVEPPVVRREGQVLDA, from the coding sequence ATGAGCGACGCAGTACGGGAAAACCTCACCTACGAGAAGTTCGGGGGCGCGATCCGCGACCTCGCGCAGACCATCGCGGACGACGGCTACGAGCCCGACATCGTGGTCTCCATCGCCCGGGGCGGCGTCTTCGTCGCCGGCGGTCTCGCCTACGCGCTGGACTGCAAGAACATCCACCTGGTGAACGTGGAGTTCTACACCGGCGTGGGCACCACCCTCGAAATGCCCGTCATGCTGGCGCCGGTCCCGAACGCGATCGACTTCTCCGGCAAGAAGGTCCTGATCACGGACGACGTCGCCGACACCGGCAAGACGCTGAAGCTGGTCCACGACTTCTGCGTGGAGCACGTCGCCGAGGTCCGCAGCGCCGTCATCTACGAGAAGTCCCACTCGCTGGTGAAGTGCGAGTACGTCTGGAAGCGCACCGACGACTGGATCAACTTCCCGTGGAGCGTCGAGCCGCCCGTCGTGCGCCGCGAGGGCCAGGTGCTGGACGCGTAG
- a CDS encoding cupin domain-containing protein, with translation MAPAWRDVEAPQAPAGDPIADLVLAPGDVLYLPRGWWHAVSADRGTASLHLTFGLATQSGAEFLGWLCDSLRASATVRADVPRFGTSQERADCLAAVRKEVLAALDDPGVLDRWQTSLDTTHPGRPRLSLPHLTGVPAEPRITVQATVPRARIDQDDETVTFAGAGNEWTFALPVAPVLRLLARGGPTTMADLAAESDLTLAQVAEVVSALVAGQAVAVVGGAS, from the coding sequence GTGGCACCTGCCTGGCGGGACGTCGAAGCACCCCAGGCCCCTGCTGGCGACCCGATCGCGGATCTCGTCCTGGCGCCGGGGGACGTGCTCTATCTGCCGCGTGGCTGGTGGCACGCCGTCAGCGCCGACCGGGGCACCGCCTCGCTTCACCTCACTTTCGGGCTCGCCACTCAGTCCGGCGCCGAGTTCCTGGGCTGGCTGTGCGACAGCCTCCGGGCGAGCGCGACAGTCCGGGCAGACGTACCGCGTTTCGGGACTTCGCAGGAGCGGGCGGACTGCCTGGCCGCGGTACGGAAGGAGGTTCTGGCCGCCCTGGACGACCCGGGGGTTCTGGACCGCTGGCAGACGTCACTGGACACCACGCACCCCGGGCGTCCACGTCTGTCGCTGCCACACCTCACCGGCGTTCCTGCCGAGCCGCGCATCACCGTCCAGGCCACGGTGCCCCGTGCCCGGATCGACCAGGACGACGAGACTGTGACCTTCGCCGGGGCGGGGAACGAGTGGACCTTCGCCCTGCCCGTCGCCCCGGTTCTCCGCCTCCTCGCACGTGGCGGGCCAACCACCATGGCGGACCTGGCCGCCGAGTCCGATCTCACCCTTGCTCAGGTGGCAGAGGTCGTCTCCGCGTTGGTTGCCGGTCAGGCCGTCGCCGTGGTCGGGGGCGCCTCGTGA
- a CDS encoding helix-turn-helix domain-containing protein yields MADRLLSVVEAAERLGVGERFIRRLVSERRIRYVKVGKHVRIADSVLAAYIEERTVEPVRTRRSRYGRAA; encoded by the coding sequence ATGGCTGACCGTCTCTTGAGTGTCGTCGAGGCCGCCGAGCGCCTTGGTGTCGGCGAGCGCTTTATCCGCCGCCTCGTGTCCGAGCGCCGAATTCGCTACGTCAAGGTCGGCAAACACGTCCGCATCGCCGACAGCGTCCTGGCCGCGTACATCGAGGAGCGGACGGTCGAGCCGGTCCGCACCCGGCGCTCCCGCTACGGGCGGGCGGCCTAG
- a CDS encoding tyrosine-type recombinase/integrase, which yields MGRPRQKAPRRSFGAIRKLPSGRYQARYPGTDGILRPAPETFETKKDAEVFLSQIQADQSRGDWLDPSAGEVLFADYAKRWIDERGVAPTTDELYRRLLRLHLAPAFGQQYVNVISPAKVRTWRAERLQATGKTQVAKAYRLLKAVMEAAVDDDMIRRNPCRIRGAGKEEADERPVASVEQVFAVAEAIGIRWRLMILLGAFASMRPEELAELRRKDIAPDGSALYVRRAAPELNVGRRVIGAPKSRAGKREIALPGFMHLDVRRHLDWFAEAGPEGLVFVGERGARLRGTTFGRKWRKARDLVGLPEGFRFYDLRHTGNTIAADTGAKMKDLMVRAGHSSERAQLIYQHSTRKHQRKLAGAIDVDVRRQRAEAEAAEHAGDEGATVHPLVPRAHDTTDDSVVREA from the coding sequence GTGGGGCGCCCGCGCCAGAAGGCGCCGCGCCGCAGCTTCGGCGCGATACGCAAGCTGCCCTCCGGGCGTTACCAGGCCCGGTACCCCGGCACGGACGGAATTCTGCGCCCGGCCCCGGAGACCTTCGAGACGAAGAAGGACGCCGAGGTCTTCCTCTCACAGATACAGGCCGACCAGTCGCGCGGTGACTGGCTCGACCCTAGTGCCGGTGAGGTGCTGTTCGCCGACTACGCCAAGCGCTGGATCGACGAGCGCGGCGTCGCGCCGACGACCGACGAGCTCTACCGCCGCCTGCTGCGGCTCCACCTCGCCCCGGCGTTCGGACAGCAGTACGTCAACGTCATCAGCCCTGCCAAGGTCCGCACCTGGCGGGCTGAGCGTCTCCAGGCCACGGGCAAGACGCAGGTGGCCAAGGCATACCGGCTGCTGAAGGCCGTCATGGAGGCTGCCGTCGACGACGACATGATCCGCCGCAACCCCTGCAGGATCCGTGGCGCGGGCAAGGAGGAGGCGGACGAGCGCCCGGTCGCCTCGGTCGAGCAGGTCTTCGCGGTGGCCGAGGCGATCGGCATCCGCTGGCGGCTGATGATTCTCCTCGGAGCCTTCGCCTCGATGCGACCGGAGGAACTGGCCGAGCTGCGCCGTAAGGACATCGCCCCGGACGGCAGTGCCCTCTACGTGCGCAGGGCCGCGCCCGAGCTGAACGTCGGCCGCCGGGTGATCGGCGCCCCCAAGTCCCGTGCGGGGAAACGGGAGATCGCGCTTCCCGGCTTCATGCACCTGGACGTGCGCCGCCACCTCGACTGGTTCGCCGAGGCCGGCCCCGAGGGGCTGGTCTTCGTCGGCGAGCGCGGGGCCCGGTTGCGCGGGACGACCTTCGGCCGCAAGTGGCGCAAAGCCCGCGACCTGGTCGGCCTGCCCGAAGGCTTCCGCTTCTACGACCTGCGGCACACCGGCAACACCATCGCCGCCGACACCGGCGCGAAGATGAAGGACCTCATGGTCCGCGCCGGCCACTCCTCGGAGCGGGCCCAGCTGATCTACCAGCACTCGACGCGCAAGCACCAGCGCAAGCTCGCCGGAGCCATCGACGTCGACGTGCGTCGCCAGCGCGCGGAAGCGGAGGCGGCCGAGCACGCGGGGGACGAAGGGGCGACCGTCCACCCCCTCGTCCCGCGCGCACACGACACAACCGACGACTCCGTCGTGCGGGAAGCATGA
- a CDS encoding NUDIX hydrolase — MQWKIHGERPIYENKWVNLWLTDVETPDGHRWEHHVVKLRHLAVAAVVNDHQEVLMMWRHRFITDAWAWELPMGLVEADETPGEAAAREVLEETGWRPGPVKPLIYAEPANGITDSQHHLFRADGATYEGPPTEKNESDRIEWIPLTDIRGMIDRREIVSSGSLVGLLYVLMEEGVR, encoded by the coding sequence ATGCAGTGGAAGATCCACGGGGAACGTCCGATCTACGAGAACAAGTGGGTGAACCTCTGGCTCACCGACGTGGAGACGCCGGACGGGCACCGCTGGGAACACCACGTCGTCAAGCTCCGCCACCTGGCCGTGGCCGCCGTCGTCAACGACCACCAGGAGGTCCTGATGATGTGGCGCCACCGGTTCATTACGGACGCCTGGGCCTGGGAACTCCCGATGGGCCTGGTGGAAGCGGACGAGACCCCTGGCGAGGCTGCCGCCCGTGAAGTCCTGGAAGAGACCGGCTGGCGGCCAGGTCCCGTGAAGCCCCTCATCTACGCAGAACCGGCGAACGGCATCACTGACTCCCAGCACCACCTGTTCCGTGCCGACGGTGCGACGTACGAGGGGCCGCCGACCGAGAAGAACGAGTCGGACCGCATCGAGTGGATCCCGTTGACCGACATCCGGGGCATGATCGACCGCCGGGAGATCGTCAGCAGCGGTTCCCTCGTCGGCCTGCTCTACGTCCTCATGGAGGAAGGCGTCCGCTGA
- the mobC gene encoding plasmid mobilization relaxosome protein MobC: protein MRTTRLSNDELAHITAAAQAAGVTVAGFLARAALGAARDLDRAAAAVAGERELVAELFAARRHLGHVGNNLNQIARAINSGDRPTDTHLDAVLDAVQRATTRVQAATDHLLQHR, encoded by the coding sequence GTGCGCACCACGCGCCTGAGCAACGACGAACTTGCCCACATCACCGCCGCCGCCCAGGCTGCGGGCGTCACCGTCGCCGGCTTCCTCGCCCGCGCCGCGCTCGGTGCCGCCCGTGATCTCGACCGCGCCGCCGCTGCGGTGGCCGGTGAACGCGAACTGGTCGCGGAACTGTTCGCCGCCCGCCGCCACCTCGGCCACGTCGGCAACAACCTCAACCAGATAGCCAGAGCCATCAACTCCGGTGACCGCCCCACTGATACCCACCTCGACGCGGTCCTCGATGCAGTGCAGCGGGCCACCACTCGCGTCCAGGCCGCCACCGACCACCTCCTCCAGCACCGCTAG
- a CDS encoding ATP-binding protein: MTTLAAGPRTSGESPAMAWIARKLAERHITLDPTTPEADTPEPSPALEAAQLRIPLAYRTARVTHPQVATWVEAVAGAAVAPGDDPLAPHFGTTGRRRIAHGPSLLLWGDTGAGKTHQAYAAIRALTAAGCGVHWQAVKAADLYGQMRPRSGTDPESLLRRIARTPLLLLDDLGAAKNSEWTEEINFRLLSRRAEHHLPTLITTNLAPPAHRAHGPPPAGPARPGRRPDPLPPVRHVHAGPSGRPRPPVPHRRLSAIAPTRRINPDRTEPGRKPAPGRAAAPNLGHGEPGPEGTRTASDNLDRTEPGRDRNRREPGQGRGRSGAPNPDDPGSRPDGPTEPRRQPGPVLTRTTANPDGARSQAGQPHRTRPTTQTGTNPDGSGNRSVPGRRRVHGRSGRRSPPGASTAPDRSGCPRTRPSPDSCPTSPPSWPKTATPS, encoded by the coding sequence GTGACCACCCTCGCAGCTGGCCCGCGCACGAGCGGCGAGAGCCCGGCGATGGCCTGGATCGCCCGCAAACTCGCCGAACGCCACATCACCCTCGACCCCACCACCCCCGAGGCGGACACCCCGGAGCCCTCTCCGGCGCTGGAGGCCGCGCAACTGCGCATCCCCCTCGCCTACCGCACCGCCCGCGTCACCCACCCGCAGGTGGCTACGTGGGTGGAGGCTGTCGCCGGTGCGGCGGTGGCGCCGGGCGATGATCCGCTGGCGCCACACTTCGGCACCACGGGGCGGCGCCGGATCGCCCACGGGCCCAGCCTGCTGCTGTGGGGCGACACCGGTGCGGGCAAGACCCACCAGGCATACGCGGCGATCCGGGCGCTTACCGCGGCCGGGTGCGGCGTGCACTGGCAGGCCGTCAAAGCCGCCGACCTGTACGGGCAGATGCGCCCCCGCAGCGGCACCGACCCCGAATCCCTGCTGCGCCGCATCGCGCGCACCCCGCTGCTGCTCCTCGACGATCTGGGGGCGGCGAAGAACAGCGAGTGGACCGAGGAGATCAACTTCCGGCTGCTGAGCCGGCGGGCCGAGCACCACCTGCCCACCCTGATCACCACCAACCTCGCCCCCCCTGCGCACCGAGCACACGGACCCCCGCCAGCCGGTCCTGCGCGACCGGGTCGGCGACCGGATCCTCTCCCGCCTGTCCGGCATGTGCACGCCGGTCCATCTGGACGGCCCCGACCGCCGGTACCGCATCGCCGCCTGAGCGCGATCGCGCCCACGCGCCGCATCAACCCGGACCGGACCGAACCCGGACGCAAACCGGCGCCCGGCCGGGCCGCCGCACCGAACCTGGGCCACGGCGAACCCGGACCGGAGGGAACCCGGACCGCGTCCGACAACCTGGACCGGACCGAACCCGGACGGGACAGAAACCGAAGGGAACCCGGACAAGGACGGGGACGGTCCGGTGCGCCGAACCCGGACGACCCCGGAAGCAGGCCGGACGGCCCCACCGAGCCCAGACGGCAACCCGGACCGGTCCTAACCCGGACGACGGCGAACCCGGACGGCGCCCGGAGCCAGGCCGGACAGCCCCACCGAACCCGGCCGACAACCCAGACCGGAACGAACCCGGACGGGAGCGGGAACCGGTCCGTACCCGGACGGCGCCGCGTCCACGGACGGTCCGGGCGAAGGTCGCCGCCGGGTGCCAGCACCGCTCCGGACCGGTCCGGCTGTCCGAGGACGAGGCCGTCGCCCGACTCCTGCCCCACATCCCCGCCGTCCTGGCCGAAGACGGCAACACCCAGCTGA
- a CDS encoding Yip1 family protein — protein sequence MAGFRMGRGNRDDRNDPRRQPQRQGQGGQQQWQPGPQQRAQQQYGYGQQPQGRQAHGRPAPYPQQGEPEYFGEPYGQDGGYDAHGQDGYRQDGRNRRPQGGGYGPGHGQGMPQGYAPAQDPYANNPGHTQAFSIGEDPYGSGATYRAGAAAAPPAGPRLRWKELLRGIVMRPGPTFWQMRDYAVWGPALTVTFLYGLLAIFGFDKAREDVISTTLSKAVPVVLTTGVVFVVGGMILGAVTHTLARQLGGDGSWQPTVGLSMLIMSLTDAPRLVFALFLGGDNGLVQVLGWATWLAAGALFTSMVSKSHDLPWPRALGASAIQLAALLSLIKLGTI from the coding sequence GTGGCTGGATTCAGGATGGGACGGGGCAACCGGGACGACCGGAACGACCCGCGACGACAACCGCAGCGGCAGGGGCAGGGCGGCCAACAGCAGTGGCAGCCCGGCCCCCAGCAGCGTGCGCAGCAGCAGTACGGGTACGGGCAGCAGCCGCAGGGCCGACAGGCACACGGCCGGCCCGCGCCGTACCCGCAGCAGGGCGAGCCGGAGTACTTCGGCGAGCCGTACGGCCAGGACGGCGGCTACGACGCCCACGGCCAGGACGGCTACCGTCAGGACGGCCGCAACCGTCGCCCCCAGGGCGGCGGTTACGGGCCCGGCCACGGCCAGGGCATGCCGCAGGGGTACGCGCCCGCCCAGGACCCGTACGCCAACAACCCGGGCCACACCCAGGCGTTCAGCATCGGCGAGGACCCGTACGGCTCGGGGGCGACCTATCGCGCCGGTGCCGCCGCCGCGCCCCCGGCGGGCCCCCGGCTGCGCTGGAAGGAGCTGCTGCGCGGCATCGTGATGCGCCCCGGGCCGACGTTCTGGCAGATGCGCGACTACGCGGTGTGGGGACCGGCGCTGACCGTCACGTTCCTCTACGGCCTGCTGGCGATCTTCGGCTTCGACAAGGCCCGCGAGGACGTCATCAGCACGACGCTCTCCAAGGCCGTCCCCGTGGTGCTGACCACGGGCGTGGTCTTCGTGGTCGGCGGCATGATCCTGGGCGCGGTCACCCACACCCTGGCGCGCCAGCTCGGCGGCGACGGCTCCTGGCAGCCCACCGTCGGCCTCTCCATGCTGATCATGTCCCTCACGGACGCGCCCCGGCTGGTCTTCGCCCTCTTCCTGGGCGGCGACAACGGCCTGGTGCAGGTGCTCGGCTGGGCGACCTGGCTGGCGGCGGGCGCGCTGTTCACCTCGATGGTGAGCAAGTCGCACGACCTGCCGTGGCCGAGGGCCCTGGGCGCCAGCGCGATCCAGCTGGCGGCGCTGCTGAGTCTGATCAAGCTGGGCACGATCTAG
- a CDS encoding FG-GAP repeat domain-containing protein — MRTGRGTAAVAALLATALGAAGCDSAASAHHQDPGRTAAAAAGQPRPVPHGRGSRVPYDFNGDGHRDLVVNDLAKRDSYADDAGIAVVYGTGSAARPLEPGVRQVLTTRRDAAPVGGRPPATFDAEAACDLDGDGFSDLIVTTDPPYDGVGRPPVPLQILFGGPGGLTGRAVVLGIPDRARWGNDWPDHPVCGDFDGDGATDLAVTATGGRVSFLRGPFRRTGAPRAAGPSLPGGGPVLEAPAPRADVNGDGYDDLVVRASAAPGARGRLLLGGPDGPARPGGAAAPVRRPVPPAAALPGSGPAPVTEVLDHADLTGDEVADLVVRTHRGATRDLVAVYRGAGRGWAAEPLVTFTTAGWG; from the coding sequence ATGCGTACGGGGAGAGGCACGGCGGCCGTGGCCGCGCTGCTGGCCACGGCCCTCGGCGCGGCGGGCTGCGACTCGGCCGCCTCCGCCCACCACCAGGACCCCGGCCGGACCGCGGCGGCAGCCGCCGGCCAGCCCCGGCCCGTACCGCACGGGCGCGGCAGCCGCGTCCCGTACGACTTCAACGGCGACGGCCACCGCGATCTGGTCGTCAACGACCTGGCCAAGCGCGACAGCTACGCCGACGACGCGGGCATCGCCGTCGTCTACGGCACCGGGTCCGCCGCCCGCCCCCTCGAACCGGGCGTGCGCCAGGTGCTCACCACGCGCCGCGACGCGGCCCCGGTCGGCGGCCGTCCGCCCGCCACCTTCGACGCGGAGGCGGCCTGTGACCTGGACGGGGACGGGTTCTCCGACCTGATCGTCACCACCGACCCGCCGTACGACGGCGTCGGCCGCCCGCCCGTACCCCTGCAGATCCTCTTCGGCGGCCCCGGCGGGCTCACCGGCCGCGCGGTCGTCCTCGGCATCCCGGACCGGGCGCGCTGGGGCAACGACTGGCCCGACCACCCCGTCTGCGGCGACTTCGACGGCGACGGCGCCACCGATCTGGCGGTCACCGCGACCGGCGGGCGGGTCAGCTTCCTGCGCGGCCCCTTCCGCCGCACCGGCGCCCCGCGCGCGGCCGGGCCCTCGCTGCCCGGCGGCGGCCCGGTCCTGGAGGCCCCGGCCCCGAGGGCGGACGTGAACGGGGACGGCTACGACGACCTGGTGGTCCGCGCCTCCGCCGCGCCCGGCGCCCGGGGCCGGCTGCTGCTCGGCGGCCCCGACGGCCCGGCCCGCCCCGGCGGCGCCGCCGCGCCCGTGCGCCGCCCGGTGCCGCCCGCCGCGGCCCTGCCCGGCTCCGGCCCGGCGCCCGTGACCGAGGTGCTCGACCACGCGGACCTCACCGGCGACGAGGTGGCGGACCTGGTGGTCCGTACGCACCGGGGCGCGACCCGGGACCTGGTGGCGGTGTACCGGGGCGCGGGCCGCGGGTGGGCGGCCGAGCCGCTGGTCACGTTCACGACGGCGGGCTGGGGCTGA
- the dcd gene encoding dCTP deaminase — MLLSDKDIRAEIDAGRVRIDPYDESMVQPSSIDVRLDRYFRVFENHRYPHIDPAVEQADLTRLVEPDGDEAFILHPGEFVLASTYEVISLPDDLASRLEGKSSLGRLGLVTHSTAGFIDPGFSGHVTLELSNLATLPIKLWPGMKIGQLCLFRLTSSAESPYGSERYGSRYQGQRGPTASRSYLNFHRTQV; from the coding sequence GTGCTTCTCTCAGACAAGGACATCCGGGCCGAGATCGACGCGGGTCGCGTCCGTATCGATCCGTACGACGAATCCATGGTCCAGCCATCCAGCATTGATGTGCGGCTCGACCGCTATTTCCGGGTGTTCGAGAATCACCGGTACCCGCACATCGACCCCGCCGTCGAGCAGGCCGACCTCACCCGGCTGGTGGAGCCCGACGGGGACGAGGCGTTCATCCTGCACCCGGGTGAGTTCGTGCTCGCCTCGACCTACGAGGTCATTTCCCTCCCCGACGACCTGGCGTCGCGCCTGGAGGGCAAGAGCTCGCTGGGACGGCTCGGACTGGTCACGCACTCCACGGCCGGCTTCATCGACCCGGGCTTCTCCGGGCACGTGACGCTGGAGCTCTCCAACCTCGCGACCCTCCCGATCAAGCTCTGGCCGGGCATGAAGATCGGGCAGCTGTGCCTCTTCCGGCTGACGTCCTCCGCCGAGTCGCCGTACGGCTCGGAGCGGTACGGCTCCCGGTACCAGGGCCAGCGCGGTCCGACCGCCTCGCGGTCGTACCTCAATTTCCATCGGACCCAGGTGTGA